A stretch of Solea senegalensis isolate Sse05_10M linkage group LG10, IFAPA_SoseM_1, whole genome shotgun sequence DNA encodes these proteins:
- the hdhd5 gene encoding haloacid dehalogenase-like hydrolase domain-containing 5: MQRLWCLRSGLQLLKSSCEGTSKQTNKWLSTSRRYSHASSSFGLLFDIDGVLVRGRTPIPAAKECFKNLVDRNGQYKVPVVFVTNAGNCMRQTKAEHLSQLLEVEVSPDQVMLSHSPLRMFTQFHKKCVLVSGQGPVEEVAHNLGFQDIVTIEMLRDAYPLLDVVDHNRRPRGSIPPTKGLRPIDAVILFGEPIRWETNLQLLTDVLLTNGNAGSDWSSAQYPHIPVLACNMDLLWMAEAKNPRFGHGMFLVCLESLYKKITGYELKYEALIGKPSVVTYNYAELLIRQQAEKLGWTTPVKRLYAIGDNPMADIYGANLYDHYLNASRSTKAQKQAQSGGGRVDPLTEADAPKMPSAEQGEFGVNPEEEELPDSCSSILVCTGVYSRDQQELPSDTTQTVTKQHIFHGHRDFGFDPSLTQPSFTVQDVKEAVELVFQQEGWPLE; the protein is encoded by the exons ATGCAGAGACTCTGGTGTCTGAGAAGCGGCTTGCAGCTGCTGAAGTCCAGCTGTGAGGgaacatcaaaacaaaccaacaaatgGCTTTCGACCTCCAGACGTTACAGCCAT GCCTCCAGCTCCTTCGGGCTCCTCTTTGACATTGACGGGGTGCTGGTGCGAGGCAGGACGCCAATCCCTGCTGCCAAAGAGTGCTTCAAGAATCTGGTGGACCGCAATGGGCAATACAAGGTGCCTGTGGTGTTTGTCACTAATGCCGGGAACTGCATGAGGCAGACGAAAGCTGAACACCTGTCACAGCTCCTTGAGGTGGAG GTGTCTCCAGACCAGGTGATGCTCTCCCACAGTCCTTTGCGAATGTTCACCCAGTTCCACAAAAAGTGTGTGCTGGTGTCGGGCCAGGGTCCTGTGGAGGAAGTTGCTCACAA TCTGGGCTTTCAGGACATTGTGACTATAGAAATGCTGAGAGACGCATATCCTCTTCTAGATGTCGTGGATCACAACAGAAGGCCCAGAGGCAGT ATTCCACCCACAAAAGGCTTACGGCCAATCGATG CTGTCATCTTATTTGGTGAGCCAATCAGATGGGAGACCAACCTCCAGCTTCTTACCGACGTGCTCCTGACAAATGGGAACGCAGGCAGTGACTGGAGTTCGGCACAGTACCCTCACATCCCGGTCCTGGCCTGTAACATGGACCTGCTGTGGATGGCAGAGGCGAAGAATCCGAG GTTTGGTCATGGTATGTTCTTGGTCTGCTTAGAAAGTCTTTACAAGAAGATCACGGGGTATGAGCTCAAGTACGAGGCTCTGATCGGTAAACCCAGTGTGGTGACGTACAATTATGCTGAGCTGCTGATCAGACAGCAGGCTGAGAAACTTGGCTGGACCACACCTGTGAAGAGGCTGTATGCTATAGG TGATAATCCCATGGCTGACATATACGGCGCCAACCTCTATGACCACTACCTCAATGCTTCTCGGTCTACCAAGGCCCAGAAACAGGCCCAGAGTGGTGGAGGAAGAGTAGATCCcctcacagaagctgatgcCCCTAAAATGCCTTCAGCAGAGCAAGGAGAGTTTGGAGTTAACCCAGAAGAGGAAGAACTGCCAGACAGTTGCAGCTCCATCCTGGTGTGCACAGGAGTGTACAGCAGAGATCAGCAGGAGCTGCCCTCAGACACGACCCAGACCGTCACCAAGCAGCACATCTTCCATGGTCACCGGGACTTCGGCTTTGACCCCAGCCTCACGCAGCCGTCCTTCACGGTGCAGGATGTGAAGGAGGCGGTGGAGCTGGTGTTCCAGCAGGAGGGTTGGCCCCTGGAGTAA
- the LOC122775815 gene encoding ras-related protein Rab-19, whose protein sequence is MQWCRWAGGWRSHLPRQSAGPEIEDSFDFLFKIILIGDSDVGKTCVVQRFKSGIFIEKQQNTIGVDFTVRTLDIDGKKVKMQVWDTAGQERFRTITQSYYRSAHGAMVTYDITRRPTFESVSHWLREVEQYGAASVVVILIGNKSDLHDQRQVLFEDACTLAENNSVLAALETSAKEAQNVEAAFNLMARELLARNGMTIMDESSQEPSQFMLRNSSHPVHGIMSSDKKCGC, encoded by the exons ATGCAGTGGTGCAGGTGGGCCGGCGGTTGGAGATCACACCTACCAAGACAG TCTGCAGGACCAGAGATTGAGGACTCTTTtgactttctttttaaaatcatcCTGATCGGGGACTCTGATGTGGGGAAGACGTGTGTGGTCCAGAGATTCAAATCTGGTATTTTCAttgaaaagcagcaaaacaccATTGGGGTTGACTTTACTGTTCGTACCCTGGACATTGATGGCAAGAAAGTGAAG ATGCAGGTGTGGGACACAGCTGGACAGGAGCGTTTCCGCACCATAACTCAGAGCTACTACCGCAGTGCTCATGGGGCGATGGTCACCTATGACATCACACGTCGCCCCACATTTGAATCTGTTTCCCACTGGTTACGGGAGGTGGAGCAGTATGGAGCTGCCAGTGTTGTTGTGATACTCATAG GGAACAAGTCAGACCTCCATGATCAGAGGCAGGTGTTGTTTGAGGACGCGTGCACTCTggcagaaaacaacagtgtcCTCGCTGCTCTAGAAACCTCGGCTAAGGAGGCCCAGAACGTAGAGGCAGCCTTTAACCTCATGGCCCGGGAGCTGCTGGCACGCAATGGCATGACCATCATGGACGAGTCATCTCAAGAACCATCTCAATTCATGCTGCGCAACAGTTCTCACCCAGTCCACGGTATTATGTCTTCAGATAAGAAGTGCGGGTGCTGA
- the ccdc34 gene encoding coiled-coil domain-containing protein 34, which translates to MGVDAQTKTTVSDTFRQIDALRSLRFSAGTAAFRVYGLTMDEEELRHQLAMMSGGRMPNCPASASKGFSSTPLKSSSGKEIPSPTGLEDGVLSDDEDTFSLLSPIYHDSFDSDEEELEPSVAELTSSRLSDHSELSISPVRCELPKTPVKQMFSAAVPPAASPTLSAWEEWLVNKAKEQRLKLEKTAEEEQLLKEKQQQQEMEKEKKKTVVEEKIQEWLQMKREQEKREQLVKQEKEEEETRRRLEKQREIEQKAQQKYKVWLQRKNQEKIEKEKKYMEEAALKEEQEKQRRKVAEAKFKEWLAKANEKSGSGSQSPCSPKSPYDKSYPVPSYYNPVPWKPIHVPPPEISQKKSSGKKPQKQRKKPARF; encoded by the exons ATGGGAGTagatgcacaaacaaaaacaaccgtCTCAGACACTTTTCGCCAAATAGACGCACTAAG GTCACTCAGGTTCTCTGCTGGCACTGCAGCATTTCGTGTGTATGGTTTGACAATGGATGAAGAGGAGCTAAG ACATCAGCTAGCAATGATGTCTGGTGGGAGGATGCCGAACTGTCCTGCCTCTGCATCCAAAGGTTTCAGCTCGACGCCTCTTAAGAGCAGCTCGGGGAAAGAGATCCCCTCACCCACTGGCTTGGAAGATGGAGTCCTGTCTGATGACGAAGacacattttctctgctttctcccATCTATCATGACAGTTTTGACAGTGATGAAGAAGAACTGGAGCCCAGTGTGGCTGAGCTGACTTCATCCAGGCTGAGCGACCACTCAGAACTCAGCATTTCACCTGTCAG GTGTGAGCTACCAAAAACACCTGTAAAGCAGATGTTCAGTGCAGCCGTGCCGCCTGCAGCCTCACCCACTCTGAGTGCATGGGAAGAGTGGCTGGTGAACAAAGCCAAAGAGCAACGACTCAAACTCGAAAAGACAGCAGAGGAG GAACAAttactcaaagaaaaacaacaacaacaagaaatggagaaagaaaagaaaaagactgtcGTGGAAGAGAAGATTCAGGAATGGCTGCAGATGAAAAGAGAACAG GAGAAGCGTGAGCAGCTTGTAAAgcaggaaaaagaggaggaggagacacggAGGCGGCtggagaaacagagggagattGAACAGAAAGCTCAACAAAAGTACAAAGTCTGGCTGCAGAGGAAGAATcaagaaaaaatagaaaaagaaaagaagtacATG GAGGAAGCTGCCCTGAAGGAAGAGCAGGAGAAGCAGCGTCGCAAGGTGGCAGAGGCAAAGTTTAAGGAATGGCTTGCAAAAGCGAATGAAAAAAGCGGATCAGGTTCACAATCACCTTGCTCTCCAAAAA GTCCATATGACAAATCCTACCCAGTACCCAGCTACTACAATCCAGTCCCATGGAAACCCATTCATGTCCCTCCTCCAGAAATATCACAGAAGAAATCATCTGGCAAGAAACctcagaaacaaagaaaaaagcctgcaaggttttaa
- the slc15a5 gene encoding solute carrier family 15 member 5 — protein sequence MVEGDLRLPEGRGQLRRVSQHTLPPPGQGQPRKSRKKLQVIVCVLLVELCERFAFFGIVCNTILFCTVKLGYDNYLAATVNLCFVGASTLTPVLVGWFAETCFGRTKVLYLCAVLHFFGTAMLPVVAFPFEDFYIDTHHMTHQLDPREQQILFYTGLLAAALGIGGIRAILCPMGAYSLQGYNQHQLLSFFNWFYWLVNLNSTVVFLGIAYIQQSVAKNLGFLIPFTSVLLALIAIHMMRNKLTYKPKRGGSLLTTLGVFLNSLKMCCLHYRHLSGDVASWLDRAKENNGGRYSETHVENVKVLAKLFPLYGLQLLYRACITQIPSGYYIQTMNSNLHLNDLLLPIGAMNVISILPLLFLAPLIEFVTTCFLSVEKTPLAPAKAITLGHACATLSVLMAGLSELLRKTYPLVEQTLSGKVLQVSSMPCFQLAPQYILLGLAEALVTPACSLISFQLTPSHIRGISLHFLTLSYGGGCFLGAFIVQLAYFSSGGNFYPKTLHDGNLERFFFLLATLMAINTLVFWSVSYRYIDLSVQGKALTISPLTEKLLHYKACLRFYDTVDRSFTNNSIDSIL from the exons ATGGTAGAAGGAGATCTTAGACTGCCAGAGGGCAGAGGCCAACTGCGACGAGTTTCCCAGcacactcttcctcctccggGCCAGGGACAACCAAGGAAGTCCCGCAAGAAGCTCCAAGTGATCGTCTGTGTGCTACTTGTGGAGCTTTGTGAAAGATTTGCTTTCTTTGGGATTGTGTGCAACACGATTCTGTTCTGCACTGTGAAGCTGGGATATGATAACTACCTGGCTGCAACAGTCAACCTCTGCTTTGTCGGAGCCAGCACCCTGACGCCTGTTCTGGTCGGGTGGTTTGCAGAAACCTGCTTTGGAAGAACCAAAGTTCTCTACTTGTGTGCTGTCCTTCATTTCTTTG GTACAGCCATGTTACCGGTGGTGGCGTTTCCTTTCGAAGATTTCTACATTGACACTCATCACATGACACACCAGCTGGACCCTCGGGAGCAACAGATCTTGTTCTACACTGGACTCCTGGCTGCTGCACTGGGTATAGGGGGCATCCGGGCAATCCTCTGCCCCATGGGAGCATACAGCCTGCAGGGCTACAACCAGCACCAGCTCCTCTCCTTCTTTAACTG GTTCTACTGGTTGGTGAACCTGAATTCCACTGTCGTGTTTCTGGGTATTGCTTACATCCAGCAGTCTGTGGCCAAAAATCTAGGCTTCCTCATCCCCTTCACCTCTGTGCTGCTGGCTCTCATTGCCATACACATGATGCGCAACAAACTCACCTACAAACCCAAGAGAG GTGGCTCCTTACTGACGACACTGGGAGTCTTCTTGAACTCTCTGAAGATGTGCTGCCTCCACTATCGGCACCTGAGTGGAGATGTGGCATCCTGGTTGGACCGCGCCAAGGAGAACAATGGTGGTCGCTACAGTGAGACACACGTGGAGAACGTCAAAGTCCTGGCAAAACTCTTCCCTCTCTATGGGCTTCAGCTGCTGTACAGGGCCTGCATCACACAG ATTCCCTCAGGTTACTACATACAGACAATGAACTCCAACCTTCATCTGAATGACCTGCTGTTGCCCATCGGAGCGATGAATGTGATCAGCATCCTTCCTCTGCTGTTCTTAGCGCCGCTGATTGAGTTTGTCACTACCTGCTTCCTCTCTGTGGAGAAAACACCTCTGGCTCCTGCTAAAGCCATTA CTTTGGGCCATGCGTGTGCCACTCTGTCAGTTCTGATGGCAGGCTTGTCAGAGCTGCTGAGGAAGACTTACCCTCTGGTGGAGCAGACTCTGTCAGGGAAGGTTCTGCAAGTGTCATCCATGCCGTGTTTCCAACTGGCACCGCAGTACATCCTGCTCGGGCTGGCAGAGGCACTCGTCACCCCTGCAT GTTCCCTCATATCTTTCCAGTTGACTCCGAGCCACATCAGAGGCATCTCTCTGCACTTCCTCACCCTGTCCTACGGAGGGGGCTGCTTTCTAGGCGCCTTTATCGTTCAACTAGCATACTTTTCCTCTGGAg GTAATTTCTATCCAAAGACACTGCATGATGGGAATCTGGAGagattcttcttcctcctggCCACACTGATGGCGATAAACACCCTTGTGTTTTGGAGTGTATCTTACAG ATACATAGACCTGAGTGTGCAGGGCAAAGCACTGACCATCAGCCCTCTGACTGAGAAGCTGCTGCATTACAAGGCCTGTCTGCGTTTCTATGACACCGTGGATCGCTCCTTCACAAACAACTCCATTGATTCCATTTTATGA
- the LOC122775475 gene encoding tripartite motif-containing protein 16-like, producing the protein MCVCCREKMANKEEPFDCSVCLLLLEDPVMTECGHTYCLKCINAIWDSNNNGGSSYSCPQCRQTFFSRPVLEKNTRLSDLVEEHKRRTGHSSSAAAAAAAEDDVDVEPSLQCDVCTRRKQKACMFCRVCFAFYCDTHVQPHYEAPDLKHHSLIPASVRIQESICRRHFRPFEIHCLTDQQFICLTCASDDHKDHDTVTVEAEQREMQIKLEETKQDIGERVLHSQTKMAQLRDAGDSIRDAAWEACDDFERLCEEHVRSYVSYVVTKCSEMKDKLGEAEKAGVDWTDYQFGQLQSVISELKRREVKLNQLSLTEDPIQFIRDFQALGDLPTLHHSDGSLNTLTQFVTAQKDKLKNMSNNEKHQLYTRSEELMLLKKPVLPESVMSREHLLTKHRNSDVEVDPDTVASCLCLSNSNREISWSDKDHAHPHHDNRFTFYPQALCRKGLEGNHYWEVEWDGGVVDVAVSYKGINRKGSGKDCCFGHNHLSWKLTCSSSGCTFWHNSLHKGRISAADCRRVGVHLDCEAGVLVFYSVTDSQGLTLLHQIQSTFTEPVYPGFSVDLGATLKICKI; encoded by the exons atgtgtgtgtgttgcagggagAAAATGGCCAACAAAGAGGAACCGTTTGACTGCTCCGTCTGTTTACTGTTGCTGGAGGATCCAGTGATGACTGAGTGTGGACACACTTACTGTCTGAAGTGCATCAATGCCATCTGGGATAGCAACAATAATGGAGGGAGTAGTtacagctgccctcagtgtCGACAGACTTTCTTTTCGAGGCCTGTTTTGGAGAAGAACACACGTCTGTCTGACCTGGTGGAGGAGCACAAGAGGAGAACAGGTCACAGtagttctgctgctgctgctgctgctgctgaggatgatgttgatgttgaacCTAGTTTGCAGTGTGATGTGTGCACCAGGAGGAAACAGAAAGCATGCATGTTCTGTCGTGTGTGTTTTGCCTTTTACTGTGACACTCATGTGCAACCTCACTATGAGGCACCTGACCTGAAACACCACAGTCTGATTCCAGCCTCAGTCAGGATCCAGGAGAGCATCTGCAGGCGCCATTTCAGGCCTTTTGAGATTCACTGCCTCACTGATCAACAGTTCATATGTCTGACGTGTGCATCAGACGACCACAAAGACCATGACACTGTGACAGTTGAAGCAGAACAGCGTGAGATGCAG atAAAACTAGAGGAGACGAAACAGGACATCGGCGAGCGAGTGCTGCATTCACAGACGAAAATGGCACAACTGCGAGATGCTGGAGACTCTATCAGA GATGCTGCATGGGAGGCGTGTGATGACTTTGAGCGGCTGTGTGAGGAGCACGTCCGCTCATATGTCAGCTATGTGGTGACGAAATGCTCTGAGATGAAAGACAAACTtggagaggcagagaaagcTGGAGTGGACTGGACAGACTACCAGTTCGGGCAACTGCAGAGTGTAATTTCAGAACTGAAGCGCAGAGAAGTTAAACTCAACCAGTTGTCTCTAACTGAGGATCCCATCCAGTTTATTCGG GATTTCCAGGCCTTGGGTGACCTGCCAACACTTCATCACTCAGACGGAAGTCTCAACACGTTGACACAGTTTGTCACAGCACAGAAAGATAAACTGAAAAACATGTCCAACAATGAAAAGCACCAATTATACACACGTTCTGAAGAATTAATGT tgtTAAAAAAGCCCGTGCTGCCAGAGAGCGTGATGTCAAGGGAACATCTTTTGACCAAACACAGGA ACTCTGATGTGGAGGTGGATCCCGACACAGTCGCTTCGTGTCTCTGCTTGTCTAACAGTAACAGGGAGATATCGTGGAGTGACAAGGACCATGCTCATCCTCATCACGACAACAGATTCACGTTCTATCCTCAAGCTCTTTGTAGGAAGGGCCTCGAGGGTAACCACtactgggaggtggagtggGACGGTGGCGTTGTTGACGTGGCTGTGTCATACAAAGGGATTAATAGAAAGGGATCAGGGAAAGATTGCTGTTTTGGCCACAATCATCTGTCCTGGAAATTAACCTGCTCTTCTTCTGGCTGCACCTTTTGGCACAATAGTCTCCATAAAGGCAGAATTTCTGCGGCTGATTGTCGCAGAGTCGGTGTACACCTTGATTGTGAAGCAGGAGTGCTGGTTTTCTACAGTGTCACTGACTCTCAAGGGCTGACACTGCTGCACCAAATCCAGAGCACCTTCACTGAACCGGTCTACCCTGGGTTTTCTGTTGATTTAGGTGCAACACTGAAAATATGCAAAATCTAA
- the tmem17 gene encoding transmembrane protein 17B: MELPETIRKRLEGFSRNVLFDPTRIWNSTNENDAFLPHDKRVLSSLPLQMSLYFNMWFFPLWWISETVMFHLKYPFLPDYYKFILVTVLLLMTLFEVIRLYLGYTGNLQEKVPELAGFWLLSILLQFPLILFQLLNEAILIQPLERAVHIVLVIFVLTQAVAGFVALRDMVRHTADQFHLRQFD, encoded by the exons ATGGAGCTGCCAGAAACGATCAGAAAACGCCTAGAAGGCTTCTCTCGAAATGTGCTGTTTGACCCGACTCGCATCTGGAATTCAACAAATGAGAATGACGCGTTTTTGCCTCACG ACAAGCGAGTTCTGTCCAGCCTCCCGCTCCAGATGTCTCTGTACTTTAACATGTGGTTCTTCCCCCTGTGGTGGATCAGTGAAACTGTCATGTTTCACCTCAAG TATCCCTTCTTGCCAGACTACTACAAGTTCATCCTCGTGACTGTCCTCCTCCTGATGACTCTGTTTGAGGTCATTAGACTTTACCTTGGTTACACGGGGAACTTGCAAGAAAAG GTCCCAGAGTTGGCTGGATTCTGGCTGCTGAGCATCCTGCTGCAGTTTCCTCTCATCCTGTTTCAGCTCTTGAATGAAGCCATCCTCATACAACCCCTGGAGAGAGCCGTTCACATAGTTCTTGTTATATTCGTTCTCACACAG GCTGTTGCTGGGTTTGTGGCACTGCGGGACATGGTTAGACACACAGCAGACCAGTTTCATCTTCGACAGTTTGATTGA